Below is a window of Limnochordia bacterium DNA.
TACGGCGGTCGGTTCGGAGAGTGGCTCTTTTCTAACGCTCGCAAGCCTTACAACAGCTGGGGTAACGCTTCGGCGATGAGGGTGTCACCCGTGGCTTGGTTTTATGATACACTTGGCAAAGTCAAACAAGGAGCCGAGGTCAGTGCCGCCGTAACACATAACCATCCCGAAGGCATCAAGGGTACGCAAGCCACCGCTGCTGCCTTCTACCTTGCTAGGACCAGCAAGTCCAGGGTCGACATTCAGGAACAGACTGAGGGCAAATATTGTTGTGACCTAAGCAGGACGTTTGACGAGATTCGCCCGATCTATTGCTTCAATGAAAGCTGTAAGGGCGGTCCGGAGGTGATTATCGCTTTGCTTGAAAGCACAGACTTCGAGGACGCAATCCGAAACGCCATCTCCCTTGGCGGTGACAGCGATACCCTCGCCGCGGTAACCGGGAGTATAGCGAAGCCGCATATAATATGCCAGAGACGACACGGAACAAGGCTCTGGGCTATTTGGACGAACGGCATTATTCCCGCAGCGCCCTACTTATAACACATAAGACTAGGATAAGGGTTTTTAGCATTCTCCCCAGGGATGGCTATGCACTGAGCAATGCCACAAAGAGTGATTATCTTTGGCTTTTCCAGGTGACTCCTCTACACCTGGAGAACTTAGCTTTGGGGAAACCTCCCTTGGTGAAGAGGGAAATGCACGGGCTTTATTGGTAGGTTAGCACTACCGTCTGTAACAGAATCAAAAGCACAGCTATCCCGTTAACCGTAGCATGGGCAATTATGCAAGGTACAAGGCTCCTTGTTCGTTCATAGAGAAGGGCCAGTAGCGCCCCCAACACGAACACCGGAAAAAAGTTGATTATATATAAGTGCGCCAAACTAAAGAAAAGGCTACTGAAAACCATGGCACCTGTGGTACCCAATCGTTCTTTAAACGCCCCAAGGGTCAACCCGCGAAAGAACAACTCCTCCGCAAAGGGAACAATGACCACAATGAGTACTCCTAACGCTAGAACGTATACCACTGGCAGGGATAGGTCGAATAATCGTGAAGACATCTGTTGCTCGCGACCGACCCACTGTTGTACCAGTTGGGTGGAACCAGTCAGTCCTTGAACAATCCTCTGAATA
It encodes the following:
- a CDS encoding CPBP family intramembrane metalloprotease; this encodes MARPSSRFFVVVSIFMISMLILPQLTGLITQRLLKWARPELDPSQVGGLVLIFSLFFQEVFLALGSYIGLIQIAPQVLTGFGRPRRRGYIKTGVIYGLFLSAVNVLTGRVSLVLIQRIVQGLTGSTQLVQQWVGREQQMSSRLFDLSLPVVYVLALGVLIVVIVPFAEELFFRGLTLGAFKERLGTTGAMVFSSLFFSLAHLYIINFFPVFVLGALLALLYERTRSLVPCIIAHATVNGIAVLLILLQTVVLTYQ